DNA from Daucus carota subsp. sativus chromosome 1, DH1 v3.0, whole genome shotgun sequence:
cATACTCTTCAAAAACCCAAATCAAGAATCCTgaaaaacacaacaaaacccATAAAGATCACTTTTTTATCAAGAAAGACCATAAAACAATGGAGGGTCTTGGAGAGAATGACATGAAGCAAAGATTACAAGAATTGCAAAAACAATTGGGCAAGAAACAGATGTTTGAAGAAGCTGTCTCCTCCATATCTTCACTTTTGATTCTGTATTATCCCTCTGCTTCTCCTTCTATTCGCAATTTGGTATGACCCCTTTTGTTTTCTTGAgtttgtatgtatgtgtatgtattgtTTTGGTTTTTGGATGTGAAATTGTTAGGTGGGTAGCTAAAAAGTTTCAAGATTTATGATGTAGAGTTGAATTTGGAGTGATATGAGAGAAGCCCTTTTTGTTTATGTGGTAAAGATTTGATCTTGAAGTTGATGACACTTTGTGATTGAGTTTAGGTTTTGATGTGTGATCTGTGGGGTAATTTTTGAAGTGGGTTTGTATAATTGATTAATAAAGGTGGAGTCTTTGGATGTTGTTGACTTGTTGGACCCGAATTGTTGTTAAGAGTATGATAGGTACAATCTCGAGGCTATGATCCAGGTGGTAGTTCAGGTTGGAGAGTGGACAGGAGGGTGTGCTAAACTGCTAATGTCGAAGTAATGTATTTAGAGATTGGCTGATATGAGTAGTCTATTTCACAGAAAATTTGGGTCTAGATATTACCTATCAATCTGGGGGTGTTTGGATCGTGAGTAAGAATGAGAATTGGGAATGAGAATTGGGGGTATGGGAATGGGTATTCCATGGGGAGTGAAAGGAATGATGTACCCTCCAAGTGGGATTGGGGTTCCCATTCCATGTCACAAAATtgctaatccaaacaccaacacacgggtttgaggttccgattctcgttaaccgggctcattaaccatgaaccaaatgCCTCCCTGGTTTTTTCGTGAAGGTGTATTTTACGTCTGTTCTCTAGTTATGTCTTTGATAGCCTTAATTTTCTTGCAAGGGAAGGCTTGGGCTATGCTAGTTAGGGTTGTGCTTAACATCAAATACATGATGTTTATCCTGAGATTAAATGATGTTAGggtagtttttttttgtttttttatagtttCTTTAGTTGGCTATACTTGTTGTTTTGGAGATGTTAAGGTGGCTGTATTCAACTGAATTGCCCCTCGGAAGGAGTAACAgatttttctcttctttttgtgattaaaaaaataacttgATGGTTAGTGTAACTAGGGAACTGATAAGTTggatttttcataattttaccTTATTGGTTACAAGATTAGTAAGAAGTTGAAGAGCTCTTCGTTACAGGGTCCTTTTTTCTCACAAGTGTAGCATTTTTTGATAATGTTGTCTGTTTAGACCTCTGAGTCACAATTCACCACAATCGGTTCTATTACAAATGCAAGTAGTATAAATGAATTCTATAGGCCATTGTCTCTGCAAATTTTTATATGGACCCACCACTTTAACGAAGTGATTTCCTGTCCCAGGCTAATGTTAGCTAAGAATAACTTCAAATTTGTAACTATATTTTCTGCTATGTGCTGCTACTAGTAGATGGGACTAGCTAAACAaaccttttgttttttgtttttctaagCAAGGTCTTTTACGTAAACACTGAAACAACACAAATTTTCGGTTCCGCTCAAATTGCCTAGACTTTGTCTCATCCCCATAATTAAAATGTAAAACAAcaaacaatttattttaaagacTTTGTTTCTTGTTTCTGCTGTACTATGGTTTTGTTTTAACCGTTCATACCTCTGTGCAGTTCTATACTGTCATATGCCGTGTTGCTACAATTTTAAAAGCAAGATACACTGCACAAGGATATTGGACTTCTGGGCTTCAGTTATTCCTGGAAGCTGAAAAGCTTGTGGTGGAACCTTCTCAAAAAGATCATCTGCGCAATTGCATTGCTCAAGCCAAGGAGCATTTAAGTGAATTAGACAATCAATCTGAGGGAGTAGAAAGGGTGCAGAATCCAACTGGAGGTAAACTATAATTTTCTCTAAATGTTTGAAAGTACTTTAGCACTACTTGTTTGCTCTGTTACTACTCTTAAAGATTACTAacctattattttcttttatcatCATTCAGGATATTTGTTTGAAGGGCATCTTACTGTAGACCCAGAGCCTCCACAGCCAGCGTGGTTGGTGCAATCAAATCTATTAACTGCTGTTGCCAACTTGGTTCCAGCTGCTACCTCTGAAGATCAAACGGGAAACAGTAATACATCTGAAGAAACTGCAAGACTACTCCAAGGGCTTGTAGATAGACTTGATGACATAGTACCGATGGTACACAACTTTCATtacattgtttttagtttttatttttatcaattcCCTTTGGTAAAATTCATACATCTTTTAGTACTTTTACttgcatatacacacacacacacacacacacacacacacacacacacacacacacacacacacacacacacatacatatatatatggtgtgtgtgtgtgtgtgtgtgtacactTCATATAGAAAAGTACAGTAGATAATGATAAACTAAAATTAGAGCTCCATTTTTAACTAGTTTTGGGATTATATATGTTCACAATATATGGTTTTTGTTCCTTTCTGAAAATTGTTTGGTCATTAATAATCATTCCTAGATAAGAATGCACAATGGAGATGCTAGCACTGAGagaagtactatatatatattactcgagagaagtactatatatatattactccaGACCGATAGATTTTTTATCATAACACTTGTAGTGATCTTGTTCCCTCTGTTTTATTGTATATAAGTTTATGGATGAGGGTTCTGCAGCCCCAAGAGTGCCACCTGCTAGTAAAGAAGTGGTTGCAAAGCTTCCGATTATTACTGTAACAGAAGAAACATTAACCAAACTAAGTTCCGATGCTGAGTGTTGTATTTGCAAGGAGAATTTGGTTGTGAATGACAAGATGCAGGAATTACCATGCAAGCACACCTTCCATCCTCCTTGCCTCAAGCCATGGCTGGTAAGCAATACAAATATCTTTATAAATTTATCGAGATTTGGAGATCctcttttgttattattatagttTCTTGATCATTTAAAGAAAACATAGTTCTACGTGAAATTTTAAGTTCATATTTTGTTCAAAAAACTTTTTTAACAGGACGAGCATAATTCTTGTCCTATATGCCGACATGAATTGCAAACTGATGATCATGCCTATGAGAGCTGGAAGGAGAGGGAAAAGGAAGCTGAAGAAGAGAGGAGAGGGGCTGCAAATGCAGTTCGTGAGGGTGAATACATGTACGTTTAGAATGGAGCCTGTTAATTTCATTATTGTATTTCCTCGTAGTCATTTGTGTAGTTTTGTGGTAAAGATTGTTGATTTAGAGCATGAATCATCTTCTATGGTGCAACATTTCTCTAGTTCTATTAAAATTTGTGATTAATTGTTGGCTtcatatatttgattaaatttataatttctgtATTGATCTCTTGTCaaagattaattatatattctaaatTATAAAGCTTTGTTGGttcatattatatatcatgCATGCAAGAAATTGTGAGGGGGAAAAGATAGAATATGTGCATATGCAGGTAATCTTGCATACatttaaaagttaattatttcTATTTACAATAATAGAAAGTTTTGTCTCGACAAACAAGACAAAACGATGACAAACATTAAAAAGTTTTATTGtgttaataaatttaagataatttataattaaaatacttaaTCTCATTCTAACATTTTTCTAATTAACATTTACAAGCCCAATATTGATACTCATTGACAAGAAGCGTCATATATATATGACTGATACTCGGACAATCATATTTAACATTATAGGCCGGTaatgtttaataaataaataatcaaaatttgagtatacatttataaattttatgctAGCCtaattgtatatttttaaacttcataatgAATTATACtcaaatattttgtaatgatATGTGATaagacatatttttttaaacttcatGCTAATATCTTTATCATAAGTTTCAATTATAGTGTGAATTTTTctttacaaaattttatgacTGAACTTgcgttatattttaaaaaaaatctaattccACAAACttttatcaataattttttttcgtcATATTAATGTCAATAGTTTTCGGGAGTTTTCTTGTTTCatccatttatttatatttatagttgTGTATGAAagctaaataatattatataaaatagtagaaaagaaaggaaaattGTTAAAATGgactaaaaatcaaaagaaaattgttaagaaaaaatatataaaataatgtaaaaatataaaaagtgaGCAAAATAGTGGAATCTATTAACATTTAATAAATAGATTAAAAGTGGATTTATATAATTGGTGAAATTAGTtttcattatattataaaaaattatgatttgaagaacaatttaaaatatgaggAGTTAAGATGGAGATGAacaataaaaatgtaaaaaaaaaaaagtaaaggtAGGGATTAGTTGGTTTCATCGGATAAAAATATATTGGGTTATTTTGACTTATATTTTCCGAAAATgtgactttgaaaaaaaaaaatacatacatgtataatttttttgaaaataaataacttaaatataaaatattaaatatgtatacttcatactataatatattatttaaatatttcaatatattatgtgaatatgAATTTTTCTCATAAATTGTTTATTTTCCTCTTAGTTCCAACATGTTCATTACTTATGTTTGTATCCTAGAACACTAtcataaaaatgaaagaaaaatagaCATGTATCTCGATAATCATATTCGTATAATGTGAATTTTTCTCTTAAAAATGttattttcttctttcttctcgAATACACTTCTAACATGTCCTCATTATCGGTATTTTGTATCCTATAACACCGccatataattgaaaaaacaatagaCATGTATTGTGGATAATCATAGCGTTAATGTTGGCAATGACATATAAGCTGTATCCATATTGTTTTAGATAAAAAGAATTCACAAgctgtgtatatattattttaatattattttaatgagaaAGAGCCGGTGTAGAAGTTATTTAAGTGTTTCAGAGTTGTATATCAAATTCTTGACGGAAAATGCACCCATGCAGatatatttaaatgtttcaaattGTATATCCTGGAGGGAAATGTACTCATGCAGATGTGAGGTCAATGACTCCATTCTATTTGTGACTGAGAAAATAATTCATACTTTTAGGATTTATGCAACAAGTTGAAAGTTTTCAGTGTGAAGCACTAATGGTGTGTGCATCAGACCCGTTTGCCATTATTTTCGTTTGACTGCGGATAatctttcatttttaataatcttACATTTTTATACTACCATTAGTACTGCTAATATAAAAAACTCGTGCATTCACGTGATCACATGTTATCTGTCATGTCAGAGTGTTAGAATATATCATGTTATCTGtcatctttatatattttaaaaattatatgacaaATAAGATTAAAATCATGCTCATGAGTCACTGCTTTGAAGGTGAAGTAAGATTTCATTTTTGAAAACTTTATTTCAACTGTATAACtattttcatatgttattaaacatatatttaagaTAAGATAATATCTGAAATTTAGCTTGAAAAGGGTAAAATTTTTATCAGACAAAAAAGATGCTGTACAAATAAAAACTATACTTACCAAGAAAAAGCCCAAGTACATATAAATTTAACAGTTGGCTCTCAACATAGAACTGTACAAAATATGCACATATtgttgattaaaataatataaactattcattataaaatttgttatatatattttaagatttaatctaaataaagttgatgatgatatatatataaaatatatacgaaaCAACGTAAGCCAGCccaagaaatttaaaaaatgaggTAGGGACATCCGGGGACTTATAATTGGATTCGGTCCGCACAAGGAAACAAGTTCCAAGTACCACTGTGACTGTGTTCTTGCATAGTTATATGTGAGTgtctgagagagagagacagacagAGAGGTTGAGAGAGATAGAGACAGGCAGAGAGACATTGAGAgacacacagagagagagattcAGAGAGAGAAAGGGGGGTAATGAAATGCCAGTTGGGCGGCAGCAGCAAATCCTCAGTCAAGATTCAGAGGAATCAATTTATTTCTTTTCCTTTGATCTTGCAACTTctatccccccccccccaccccaccAACCCAACAGTTAATTGTTAGAATGGCAATCAAAATTGAAGACTTGCATTTCAGTGAGTTTGCTTAATTGGGTAATTTGCTAGTGCTTGATCCCatctcttttatatataattctcaTGTAAAAAGTGATTTTTATGAGTTTATTGTTTTACAGAGAGAAATGACCGAAAGAAGGGGATTGGTGGAAGCTAGTCTTGCATCAGAGTTTGTCCAATGCTGTGTTTTGAAGTAATCCAAAAACCCACCCACTCCTTCGTGGTCAGGTTCTCAGTCTTGTTCTCTCTCTACCCATTTCTCTTGGACCTTGCCCTCTTTGATGCACTACtcctattattttaattttatgtttgtgtATAAAATATTGATTCTGTGCATATCAGTCCTACCATGCATTGTCATGTGAGTTGTGACTATGCTGTGTAATGTTATTGCGAGGAAGATTATACGCTATCCTCTTTCCTATTTATGTTTTGGTGAAATTATTGTACTCAAGTAACTTTATTCAAGGTAGGAAGGAATTAAATTTCTAGGATTGGAGGTTGTTAGGGAAATTTGAGGGAGATAAGTGGCGATGAGAGTGGACAAGATGATCAATTGTTGATGACATGATCAAATTTGTGAACATGTCATTTTCATGTGAAGACACGACAATTGTCAAAATCATTTGAGCTAAATAAGTTAATGGATATGTTATTGGATGTTAATTAAGTGGTCTAGTATTTTGTTGAATTCCATTTCATCCAATTCAGTGTTAATGGATATTGTGATTATAATACCATTACTTTTTGTTATTGTGATTATAATACCATTACTTTTTGTGAATGTGAATATGTGATTGTTATGCTGCTCCATTCGTGAgagtgagtgtgtgtgtgtgtgagagggGGTAATGAAAGGCCAGTTGGGCCGCAATAGCAATTTCTTAGTAAAGATTCAGGACAACTTTTTTCCACTTAATCttgaacaacttgttgcttcaattTATGTTAATGGGGTTCACATACTGAGTTTGCTTAACATGGTAATTTGCTATTGGTTCATCCCATCTCTCCTACATATTTTTCctgtaaaattttgatttttatatgtgtgtgttaattGTTTTACGGAGAGGAATCTCTGAAAGAAGGGGATTGGTGGAAGCAAGTCTTGCCCTCTAAGTTTGGTCAATGCTGTGTTTTGATGTTATCCAGAGCTCCCCCCTTCTTAATCAGGTACTCAGTCTTGTTCTCTCTCTACCCCTTTCCTCTTGACCCTTGCCCTCTTTGATGAATTACTcctattattttgattatatgtatacctataaaatattgtttctaTGTATTCTGGTCTGTGTATTCTGGTCTGGTCGTATCAGCTCTGCATTGTTCACGTGACTGCTGCTTAATGTTATTGCAATGAAGATTATCTGTTATCCTCTTTCCTATTTATGATCCGGTGATATTTTGTTCATATGCTCAGGACATACTAGTATGTTTGAAATATGAGTGACCTCTCTATTTAGGGGGAAAGGAATTAAATTTTTAGGGTTGGAGGTTGTTAACGGGAGATAAGTGACAGTGAAAGGAGAGAAGATGatcatattttgaaaaatatgataagatttgtaaatatttttttgcatcAATTTgctcttttcatatttttatgagGAAATTTGTAGTTATCctaataaatatatcaatatatatatata
Protein-coding regions in this window:
- the LOC108203701 gene encoding E3 ubiquitin-protein ligase AIP2, translating into MEGLGENDMKQRLQELQKQLGKKQMFEEAVSSISSLLILYYPSASPSIRNLFYTVICRVATILKARYTAQGYWTSGLQLFLEAEKLVVEPSQKDHLRNCIAQAKEHLSELDNQSEGVERVQNPTGGYLFEGHLTVDPEPPQPAWLVQSNLLTAVANLVPAATSEDQTGNSNTSEETARLLQGLVDRLDDIVPMFMDEGSAAPRVPPASKEVVAKLPIITVTEETLTKLSSDAECCICKENLVVNDKMQELPCKHTFHPPCLKPWLDEHNSCPICRHELQTDDHAYESWKEREKEAEEERRGAANAVREGEYMYV